The following proteins are co-located in the Brevibacillus laterosporus DSM 25 genome:
- a CDS encoding DUF4310 family protein → MDQSLEKQGFWMSEWAFPIFVACLCSGIFAGTHMYYVHHVGAFNDIAIVAMLEAGIKGGSYGAAAAFGASFLFARVLEGPLVGILDIGGALQTGIGIGVPAMLLGAGIVAPIESFPLALLVGAGLGLLIGVIIILIRRYTVAGSTSTFGADVMMGAGNAAGRYLGPLIVIAAIMASIPVGIGATIGAALFYAFKKPIAGGAIIGAMIMGGIFPIPT, encoded by the coding sequence ATGGATCAATCGTTAGAAAAACAAGGCTTTTGGATGTCTGAATGGGCCTTTCCTATCTTTGTTGCTTGCTTATGCTCTGGAATATTTGCTGGTACACATATGTATTATGTGCATCATGTAGGGGCGTTTAATGATATTGCTATCGTAGCTATGCTAGAGGCAGGTATCAAAGGCGGAAGCTATGGTGCTGCTGCTGCATTTGGAGCTAGCTTTTTGTTTGCCCGAGTTTTAGAAGGTCCGTTAGTTGGGATTTTGGACATCGGTGGTGCCCTGCAAACGGGAATTGGTATTGGAGTACCTGCGATGTTGCTGGGAGCAGGGATCGTTGCTCCAATAGAATCATTTCCGTTAGCGTTGTTAGTAGGTGCCGGTCTAGGTTTATTGATCGGGGTAATTATTATCTTAATTCGGCGCTATACAGTAGCTGGTTCCACCTCAACCTTTGGGGCAGATGTCATGATGGGTGCGGGTAATGCCGCCGGTCGTTATTTGGGACCTTTGATTGTTATCGCAGCGATTATGGCATCTATACCAGTTGGAATTGGTGCAACAATTGGTGCCGCCTTGTTCTATGCGTTTAAAAAACCGATTGCAGGTGGAGCAATCATTGGTGCCATGATTATGGGAGGGATTTTTCCGATTCCAACGTAA
- a CDS encoding DUF4312 family protein gives MYKELDYTLTLSGSGDSKEAAFQQVFGQIKNQMAREIPDLILRIEPMDVKVLKANQITYKERFLGILFPRTRTKYSIEVRILVRLRVIELSKIEFTEAEQSTSGSGLLKFAKNPNT, from the coding sequence ATGTATAAAGAGCTTGATTACACGTTGACGTTAAGTGGGAGCGGAGATTCTAAAGAAGCTGCTTTTCAACAGGTGTTTGGTCAGATTAAAAACCAGATGGCTCGCGAAATTCCCGATCTTATTTTACGAATTGAACCAATGGATGTTAAGGTTTTGAAGGCAAATCAAATTACCTATAAAGAGCGCTTTCTAGGGATTTTGTTTCCACGTACTAGAACAAAGTATTCGATTGAAGTACGCATTTTGGTCCGTTTACGTGTAATTGAGCTATCAAAAATAGAATTTACAGAAGCAGAACAGTCAACTTCTGGTAGTGGGCTATTGAAATTTGCGAAGAATCCTAACACGTAA
- a CDS encoding amidohydrolase/deacetylase family metallohydrolase, protein MDYDLLICNGHVIDPANKRNGRFHIGIRTGKIQKVWEANDSLPLPTAERVIDAKEFIVTPGLIDLHVHVFTDKTPLGIQTDRIGVQQGVTTVVDAGSAGVETYPTFLEKAVTNSETEVLAWINISRLGLCGGLSELADLSQLAPEETARLIKSDSRICGIKARMSASVVKENGSKPLHVAKKVARELEVPVMVHIGNAPPALHEVLELLEAGDVVTHAFHGKKGGIFTEEGSLLPEAERAVKRGVIFDVGHGTSSFSFATMRRALQVGVKPYTISTDIYRHNIDGPVHSLAMTMSKLLALGVSLDEVIEMSTLNPAKILQKEQEIGTLTEGTRADISLLRVKKESLQLTDSEEATLTTSSYLQPELTIKSGKVLKCI, encoded by the coding sequence ATGGACTACGATTTACTTATTTGCAATGGACATGTGATAGATCCAGCTAACAAGCGGAATGGTCGCTTTCATATTGGGATTCGAACGGGAAAGATTCAAAAGGTTTGGGAAGCAAATGATAGTCTGCCTCTTCCAACTGCCGAAAGGGTGATTGATGCGAAAGAATTCATCGTGACACCTGGACTAATAGACCTGCATGTGCATGTATTTACGGACAAAACTCCGCTTGGCATTCAAACAGATCGGATTGGTGTGCAGCAGGGTGTGACAACAGTGGTGGATGCTGGGAGCGCTGGTGTGGAAACCTATCCTACTTTTTTGGAAAAAGCCGTTACGAATAGTGAGACGGAAGTGCTCGCTTGGATCAATATTTCACGATTAGGGCTATGTGGAGGACTTTCGGAATTAGCTGATTTATCTCAATTGGCACCAGAAGAAACAGCTCGCCTGATCAAAAGTGATTCACGTATCTGCGGTATCAAAGCAAGAATGAGCGCTTCTGTTGTAAAAGAAAACGGAAGTAAACCCTTGCATGTAGCCAAAAAGGTCGCCAGAGAGCTGGAAGTGCCCGTGATGGTTCACATTGGAAATGCACCTCCAGCACTTCACGAGGTATTGGAATTACTAGAAGCTGGGGATGTTGTCACACATGCGTTTCATGGAAAAAAAGGCGGTATTTTTACAGAGGAGGGTAGCTTACTTCCAGAAGCAGAACGTGCGGTAAAACGTGGTGTAATCTTTGATGTCGGGCATGGTACATCTAGTTTTAGCTTTGCCACAATGAGACGTGCTCTACAGGTTGGGGTTAAACCGTACACTATTAGTACAGATATTTATCGGCATAACATAGATGGTCCTGTACATAGTTTGGCAATGACGATGAGTAAATTGCTAGCGTTAGGTGTTTCTTTGGATGAAGTGATAGAGATGAGCACACTCAACCCTGCTAAGATCTTACAAAAAGAACAAGAGATTGGAACCTTAACAGAAGGGACACGAGCTGATATAAGTCTGTTGCGAGTGAAAAAAGAGTCTTTGCAGCTAACTGATTCTGAGGAGGCTACCCTCACTACATCGAGCTATTTGCAACCAGAGCTCACTATTAAATCAGGAAAGGTATTGAAATGTATATGA
- a CDS encoding BglG family transcription antiterminator encodes MLSSRSREIIKTLVLAPEPLRIKELAKVFQVSERTVKYDLEHIRAWLKERNIPLLSQPNKGIWLECQEQTKNQVMDWLQNHRANEIFLHQNERTRYIALELLCEAEYLRIKDFTESLLVSRNTIISDLDEVERFCSYWQLQFERKLRVGLRIVGTELQRRLALEQLMLDLLDGSDMFQLVQSISQEQDSMALVTPIFHRLKIGEGETYRLQEALNRIVLRIGKELRIHLSDRVLISLLIRIGIVVQRLRSGYGNQLDTLEISAIHQFSIFTYFQDELQVLFDQLFLTITEKDIAFICMPTIGMIVDPHAYEHTVDSYEQAEIYALTDELIQAVSDKCGIIFREDPGLMEHLFAHLADRIVKYRNGVLDPNPLTDDIIRTYPSLFTALKQICLEKFEKYQILLSNSDIAYIVLHFQAAQERLLGHRRVRALVVCGTGRGVARFLQTHLEKEVKTLQVVGLCSSLEVDSFLQSRSVDLIVSVIPLQAKVPVVQINALPTKQDREKLQSVLNLVKAKQVEEASQVGKWRAIREKSSATIHTSSVAGISSYDPLSRGERTNSSLLTKNMSSAMIQEMENITQDIILQGFEIGMKLTSQFAHLLPEKRQQGLLLHVLLMMNRLSHGSSYLNYETSGLQESRHMQAYRNELAQFFEQEHLTLPTSELTAIMRYFTEERG; translated from the coding sequence ATGCTGTCTTCGCGATCACGTGAAATTATTAAAACGTTGGTGTTAGCACCAGAACCACTCCGAATAAAAGAATTAGCAAAAGTCTTTCAAGTTAGTGAACGAACCGTCAAATATGATTTAGAGCATATCCGCGCTTGGCTTAAAGAACGCAATATACCTTTGTTATCTCAACCGAATAAGGGAATATGGCTGGAATGTCAGGAGCAAACCAAAAATCAGGTAATGGATTGGTTACAAAATCATAGGGCGAACGAAATTTTTTTACACCAAAACGAAAGGACTCGCTATATCGCTCTAGAGCTGTTATGTGAAGCAGAATATCTACGGATCAAGGATTTTACGGAGAGTTTATTGGTAAGTCGCAATACTATCATCTCAGATCTTGATGAGGTAGAGCGGTTCTGTAGCTATTGGCAATTGCAATTTGAACGGAAATTACGTGTTGGCTTACGAATTGTTGGTACAGAACTTCAGCGTAGGTTAGCACTAGAGCAGTTAATGTTAGATTTACTAGATGGCTCCGATATGTTTCAGCTAGTCCAGAGTATTTCACAAGAACAGGATAGTATGGCTCTCGTTACCCCTATTTTTCACAGATTGAAAATTGGAGAAGGGGAAACATATCGATTGCAAGAAGCATTAAATCGCATAGTGCTTCGTATAGGGAAAGAGCTACGGATTCACCTGTCAGACCGAGTACTTATCAGCCTATTGATACGTATAGGTATTGTTGTGCAGCGTTTACGTAGCGGATATGGCAATCAACTAGATACACTAGAGATTTCAGCTATTCACCAATTTTCCATTTTTACCTATTTTCAAGATGAGCTGCAAGTCCTGTTTGACCAGCTGTTCCTTACAATTACTGAGAAAGATATAGCGTTTATTTGTATGCCGACCATCGGTATGATAGTAGATCCACATGCATATGAGCATACGGTCGATTCCTACGAACAAGCAGAGATTTATGCGCTAACTGATGAGCTCATTCAAGCTGTATCCGACAAATGTGGAATTATATTTCGAGAAGATCCCGGCCTTATGGAACATTTATTTGCGCATCTAGCTGATCGTATTGTGAAATACAGAAATGGTGTTTTGGACCCGAATCCGCTGACCGATGATATCATCCGGACGTATCCTTCTTTGTTTACAGCATTGAAGCAAATTTGCTTAGAGAAGTTTGAGAAATATCAAATTCTACTTTCTAATTCTGATATCGCTTACATTGTGCTACATTTCCAAGCCGCTCAGGAGCGTTTATTAGGACATAGGCGAGTGCGTGCATTAGTTGTTTGTGGTACGGGTCGAGGAGTAGCAAGATTTCTACAAACACATTTGGAAAAAGAAGTAAAAACATTACAAGTGGTAGGCCTTTGCTCTAGTTTAGAGGTTGATAGCTTTCTACAAAGTCGCTCTGTTGACCTAATTGTTAGTGTAATCCCTCTACAGGCGAAAGTACCTGTTGTGCAAATAAATGCCCTGCCAACGAAACAGGATCGGGAAAAACTACAATCTGTTTTGAACTTGGTAAAAGCAAAGCAAGTCGAAGAAGCCTCGCAAGTAGGAAAATGGAGAGCTATAAGAGAAAAGTCATCTGCAACCATCCACACATCTAGTGTAGCAGGTATATCTTCTTATGATCCGTTATCAAGAGGGGAGCGAACAAATTCTTCTTTACTCACGAAAAACATGTCATCTGCCATGATTCAGGAAATGGAAAATATAACACAGGACATTATCCTGCAAGGGTTTGAGATTGGGATGAAATTGACTAGCCAATTCGCTCATCTTCTACCTGAAAAGAGGCAACAAGGCTTGCTTTTACACGTCCTGCTAATGATGAATCGTCTGTCACATGGTAGCTCGTATCTAAACTATGAGACAAGCGGATTGCAAGAATCTCGTCACATGCAGGCCTATCGGAACGAATTAGCCCAATTTTTTGAGCAAGAACACCTTACGTTGCCAACTAGTGAACTAACTGCCATCATGCGATATTTCACAGAAGAGAGGGGCTAA
- a CDS encoding PRD domain-containing protein, whose translation MYMMTSIVEEVAILSPMQDTEAYELIRLLEAIQELTNQIPLTISKDRWIAMGVHLLAFMRRVQNQEKLPAIDASLMEEGDVRLQQISQKVLDAYGLQYDFSLEPIEIFLLQVHLEVAKAVLEETN comes from the coding sequence ATGTATATGATGACAAGCATCGTAGAGGAAGTAGCTATATTATCTCCAATGCAAGATACAGAAGCGTACGAGCTAATCAGGTTGCTTGAAGCCATACAAGAGCTGACGAACCAGATTCCGTTGACGATTAGCAAGGACCGCTGGATTGCTATGGGAGTTCACCTGCTAGCCTTTATGAGACGAGTTCAAAACCAGGAGAAATTACCTGCCATTGATGCATCTTTAATGGAGGAAGGAGATGTGCGGTTACAGCAAATCTCGCAAAAGGTATTGGATGCTTATGGGCTTCAATATGACTTTTCGCTAGAACCAATTGAAATCTTTCTTTTACAAGTGCATTTAGAAGTAGCAAAGGCTGTTCTAGAAGAGACGAATTAG
- a CDS encoding response regulator transcription factor, whose protein sequence is MKRITILIADDETEIAELIALHVKKEGYHYIKVSDGQEAIHAVQNHSIDLAILDIMMPRMNGYEVTRLIREQSQMPIIFLSAKNSDLDKISGLVMGADDYMTKPFNPMELVARINAQLRRSMQLNQLAAANKPVVEAGGLIIYPDERTVSLYGKTIELTPKEFDILYLLARYPKKVYSAENIFQQVWGEAYYEGGNTVMVHIRTLRKKLGEDQNRNKLIKTIWGVGYSFNG, encoded by the coding sequence ATGAAGCGTATCACTATTTTAATAGCTGATGATGAGACAGAGATTGCAGAATTAATTGCGTTACATGTAAAAAAAGAGGGATACCATTATATTAAAGTGTCTGATGGGCAAGAAGCGATTCATGCAGTCCAAAATCATTCTATTGATCTAGCGATTTTAGATATTATGATGCCAAGGATGAATGGTTATGAAGTAACTAGGCTAATTCGAGAACAGTCTCAAATGCCTATTATTTTTTTAAGTGCAAAAAATTCCGATTTAGATAAAATCTCAGGATTAGTAATGGGTGCAGATGATTATATGACCAAACCATTTAACCCAATGGAACTGGTTGCTAGGATTAATGCTCAGCTCAGGCGTTCTATGCAGTTGAATCAACTGGCCGCGGCGAACAAACCTGTTGTGGAGGCAGGGGGCTTAATCATTTATCCTGATGAGCGAACCGTTAGTCTTTACGGCAAAACCATCGAGCTAACGCCAAAAGAGTTTGATATTTTGTATTTACTAGCCCGTTATCCTAAGAAAGTCTATAGTGCCGAAAATATTTTTCAACAGGTGTGGGGCGAAGCGTACTATGAAGGTGGGAATACCGTCATGGTTCATATTCGTACCTTACGGAAAAAACTTGGAGAAGATCAAAATAGAAACAAACTGATAAAAACAATCTGGGGGGTGGGGTATTCATTCAATGGGTAA
- a CDS encoding DUF4311 domain-containing protein, protein MGITLVIIVKSIIIGALVGFGVGAGAARMFHAPNVQGMGAFRTFGELNACEGDPISHFSFGLGFLFNAWASVVGAGALTQDVDHRIIPNWAAAGLLWKNRNVSETLHNPKKMALVGALVGIVVVALLNSTASSIPSSMQLVATKVLVPAANWLINPIMPIVFWMAAMDAGKRTGLWGTVLGGFAHLIMGNAVPGIVLGILIGKGVDDSGWNRITKTLVVAVVLLYTLSGFFRGFDVAFLHSIQVDIPQWLIDLHKLFGSEVK, encoded by the coding sequence ATGGGGATCACCTTGGTTATTATTGTAAAATCAATTATTATTGGTGCGCTCGTTGGGTTTGGAGTTGGAGCAGGGGCAGCTCGCATGTTTCACGCTCCCAATGTGCAAGGGATGGGTGCTTTTCGTACCTTTGGTGAATTAAATGCATGCGAAGGAGATCCTATATCTCACTTTTCATTCGGTTTGGGCTTTTTATTTAATGCATGGGCGTCTGTAGTAGGTGCAGGTGCATTGACACAGGACGTTGATCATCGTATTATCCCAAACTGGGCAGCAGCAGGCTTATTATGGAAAAATCGGAATGTTTCTGAAACTTTACATAATCCGAAAAAAATGGCATTAGTAGGAGCGCTTGTAGGTATTGTCGTGGTTGCCCTATTAAACTCTACAGCTTCCTCCATTCCATCCTCCATGCAATTAGTGGCGACCAAAGTATTGGTGCCTGCTGCTAACTGGCTGATTAACCCAATCATGCCAATCGTTTTCTGGATGGCTGCGATGGATGCTGGTAAACGTACCGGCTTATGGGGTACGGTGCTTGGGGGATTTGCTCACTTAATCATGGGGAATGCTGTCCCTGGTATTGTCCTTGGTATTTTAATCGGTAAAGGTGTTGACGATAGCGGTTGGAACCGTATTACGAAAACCTTGGTGGTTGCGGTAGTGCTATTGTACACATTGAGTGGTTTCTTCCGTGGCTTCGATGTAGCGTTCCTGCATAGTATTCAAGTGGATATTCCTCAATGGCTTATTGATTTACACAAATTGTTTGGATCAGAGGTGAAATAA
- a CDS encoding SFCGS family glycine-rich protein, whose translation MGQIKVVIGDRLGKGQNIAKGIEAAGGIPILIPGVGADMKVGDYMHKENADFGLSFCGSGGAGAVTAKTKYGYDIEFGLRSIDAGITALREGKKVIGFGFMDTEELGRRMTEEFKKMKG comes from the coding sequence ATGGGTCAAATTAAGGTGGTTATTGGAGATCGTTTAGGTAAAGGACAAAATATTGCGAAAGGTATTGAAGCGGCTGGAGGGATACCTATCCTTATTCCAGGAGTAGGAGCAGATATGAAGGTAGGAGACTACATGCATAAGGAGAATGCCGATTTTGGCTTATCTTTTTGTGGAAGCGGTGGAGCAGGCGCTGTTACAGCTAAAACGAAATATGGCTATGATATTGAATTTGGCTTACGCTCCATAGATGCTGGAATAACTGCTTTGCGCGAAGGAAAAAAGGTGATTGGCTTTGGGTTTATGGATACCGAGGAATTAGGGAGACGGATGACAGAAGAGTTTAAAAAAATGAAAGGGTAG
- a CDS encoding arylamine N-acetyltransferase family protein, giving the protein MLTELQKNFFSRLQISPKEDVTFEDLHGILLQMGYVLPYENLDVMDKNIQKISRENVQEKLLLTHCGGLCYELNSLLYYFLIDCGFDVYRVSGTVYDLGGGKWKPDDGHVIIILNYNNQKYIIDGGFASHLPLYPVPFSGEVISSQTGKYRIRKQNTEKGTYLLEMKKGENGESAQFLDSEPTNTWRTGYAFTLDEIDTNKVNVIQNIIVEHPESPFNKGYIICKLIEDGHISLTKRSFTETKKGQKRKRTINEEEYHQILTEVFNIVPNKYLDKTLERG; this is encoded by the coding sequence ATGTTAACCGAATTACAAAAAAATTTTTTCTCCCGGTTACAGATATCTCCAAAAGAAGATGTAACCTTTGAAGATTTACATGGAATTCTTCTGCAAATGGGATATGTACTACCCTATGAAAATTTAGACGTTATGGACAAGAATATCCAAAAAATTTCTAGAGAGAATGTCCAAGAAAAATTACTATTAACCCATTGCGGAGGACTATGTTACGAGCTTAATTCCTTATTATATTATTTTTTAATTGATTGTGGATTTGATGTCTATCGAGTATCTGGTACGGTCTACGATTTAGGGGGTGGTAAGTGGAAACCTGATGATGGGCATGTGATTATTATTTTAAATTATAATAATCAGAAATACATTATAGACGGGGGGTTTGCCTCACATCTTCCTTTATATCCAGTCCCATTTAGCGGGGAAGTCATCTCATCTCAAACAGGAAAATACCGTATTCGTAAACAAAATACTGAAAAAGGAACCTACCTACTAGAAATGAAAAAAGGAGAAAATGGGGAGAGCGCTCAATTCCTTGATTCTGAACCTACAAATACATGGCGCACTGGATATGCATTTACATTAGATGAAATAGATACAAATAAAGTAAATGTTATACAAAATATTATTGTTGAGCACCCAGAATCTCCCTTTAACAAAGGATATATTATCTGTAAATTAATTGAAGATGGGCATATTTCACTTACTAAACGAAGTTTTACAGAAACCAAAAAAGGCCAAAAAAGAAAACGAACCATAAATGAAGAAGAGTATCATCAGATTCTTACAGAAGTATTTAATATTGTTCCGAATAAATACCTCGATAAAACTTTAGAAAGAGGCTAG
- a CDS encoding KDGP aldolase, protein MSSNVKVRVNLLARDPENAKDIMEILNGQVLVGIMVKSFPSVELAVEKVEEYQRAGIPVSVGLGAADPTQWKKVADVAKLTIPPHVNQVFPAAGYTIGLLEGEGATNTVVNAVITPSGTIGKVYVTTGPESQKYEEAISCEAAAALIADMGIPSVKFYPLNNRLDELAVMVKAAVEAGITIFEPTGGITVENMAETVRVCIANGAREVIPHIYTSIVDKATGLTKVEDVQALKISLAEWL, encoded by the coding sequence ATGAGTAGCAATGTAAAAGTACGCGTCAATTTATTAGCAAGAGATCCTGAGAATGCAAAAGATATCATGGAGATACTAAACGGACAGGTATTAGTTGGCATTATGGTAAAATCATTTCCAAGTGTCGAACTGGCGGTCGAAAAGGTAGAGGAGTATCAAAGAGCAGGTATTCCAGTATCAGTAGGCTTAGGGGCGGCTGACCCCACCCAGTGGAAAAAAGTAGCTGACGTGGCCAAGCTCACCATCCCACCGCATGTGAATCAAGTATTTCCAGCAGCAGGTTATACGATTGGACTATTGGAGGGGGAAGGTGCGACAAATACAGTCGTCAATGCGGTTATTACCCCAAGCGGTACCATAGGTAAGGTATATGTGACGACAGGACCTGAGAGTCAAAAGTATGAGGAAGCTATCTCATGTGAAGCAGCGGCAGCATTAATTGCGGACATGGGTATACCTTCCGTGAAATTTTATCCGTTAAATAATCGATTAGATGAGTTGGCTGTCATGGTGAAGGCTGCTGTAGAAGCAGGTATTACGATTTTTGAGCCGACAGGTGGAATCACCGTCGAAAATATGGCTGAAACGGTGCGCGTTTGTATCGCAAATGGAGCGAGAGAAGTCATCCCACATATCTATACGTCCATAGTGGATAAAGCGACTGGTTTGACAAAAGTAGAAGATGTGCAAGCCTTAAAGATTTCATTGGCAGAGTGGTTGTAG
- a CDS encoding DgaE family pyridoxal phosphate-dependent ammonia lyase codes for MSIYQQLGLQAVINASGKMTALGASAVHLEVARAISEASMDYVDMQELLTAVGKRIAQATGAEGGCPTLGASAGIAIATAAIIAGSDLAKLEKIPFLQGVPNEVIIQKGHSVHFGGAVPQMMALGGAQVIEVGHANLVEAEHIEGAISEKTAALFYIKSHHAVQKGMQSLQSMLEIGRRHLLPVIVDAAAEEDLHKYVQMGVDLVIYSGGKAIEGPTSGFICGRQHLIDACHAQYKGVGRAMKVGKEALIGLVVALERYANKQDTGKEQKERMQSFLEQIKDLPGVTGRIVQDEAGREIYRAQLTIDPAIAGMTAIELAQKLKEGNPSIYTRDHYANVGIINIDPRPLLPQQENQIALRLREIWQA; via the coding sequence ATGTCAATCTATCAACAGCTAGGTCTTCAAGCCGTCATTAATGCGAGTGGAAAGATGACGGCGCTAGGTGCAAGTGCTGTCCACCTCGAGGTGGCTCGTGCTATTTCAGAAGCCTCGATGGATTATGTGGATATGCAGGAGTTATTAACTGCGGTCGGGAAACGTATCGCACAAGCAACAGGTGCAGAAGGAGGCTGCCCAACGCTCGGGGCCTCGGCAGGTATAGCAATTGCTACAGCGGCTATTATTGCGGGAAGCGATCTGGCAAAGCTAGAGAAAATTCCATTTTTACAAGGTGTTCCAAATGAAGTGATTATACAGAAGGGGCATTCTGTTCATTTTGGTGGAGCTGTCCCACAAATGATGGCTTTAGGGGGAGCTCAAGTGATTGAGGTAGGCCATGCCAATTTGGTAGAGGCTGAACATATTGAAGGTGCTATTAGCGAGAAAACGGCCGCGCTCTTTTACATCAAATCTCACCATGCCGTACAGAAAGGGATGCAATCTCTACAGTCCATGCTAGAGATCGGGCGTCGACATCTGCTCCCAGTGATTGTGGATGCAGCTGCTGAAGAAGATTTGCACAAGTATGTTCAAATGGGGGTGGATTTGGTCATTTACAGTGGTGGTAAAGCCATAGAGGGACCAACCTCTGGTTTTATCTGTGGCAGACAGCACTTAATTGATGCGTGCCATGCACAATACAAGGGCGTAGGGCGTGCGATGAAGGTTGGTAAAGAGGCGTTGATTGGTTTAGTAGTGGCACTAGAACGTTATGCCAATAAGCAAGATACGGGTAAGGAGCAGAAGGAGCGAATGCAATCATTTTTGGAACAAATAAAAGACTTGCCAGGAGTCACAGGGCGTATTGTTCAAGATGAAGCAGGTCGCGAAATCTACCGGGCACAACTAACCATTGATCCAGCCATAGCTGGTATGACGGCAATTGAGCTTGCACAAAAATTGAAGGAAGGAAATCCTTCTATTTATACCAGGGATCATTATGCCAATGTAGGAATCATCAATATCGATCCGAGACCCTTGCTTCCCCAACAAGAAAATCAGATTGCTCTACGTCTACGTGAGATTTGGCAAGCATAA
- a CDS encoding sensor histidine kinase encodes MGKVIRSFRFKMLLLLGLSMLLSGTITYMFYKALQFYYHSQVRFENPLTTIRYFMRDMGDINFFLLIFIPLSILFFFLLTKPYATYFQEISNGIHHLANGEFTRKVHISANDEFGDIAKDIKLASEKLQKAVERGDFAESSKDQLVLNLAHDLRTPLTSVLGYLDFILQDDQLTSEQVRHFTTIAFTKSQRLEKLIDELFEITRMNYGMLTIEKKPIDLSELLIQLTEELYPAFEKNQLTARLNVTPHLNILGDGELLARVFENLLTNAIRYGSDGQFVDITCYLDVEDVVVEVVNYGDCIPLEELPHIFEMFYTGDQARTHQGGSTGLGLFIAKNIVEQHNGTISVQSNLIHTRFEVRLPQKSDHKNNIESPSQ; translated from the coding sequence ATGGGTAAAGTGATACGAAGCTTTCGTTTCAAAATGCTCCTGTTATTGGGTCTAAGCATGCTCTTGTCTGGCACGATCACCTACATGTTCTATAAAGCTCTTCAGTTTTATTATCATTCTCAGGTTAGGTTTGAAAATCCATTGACTACGATTCGTTATTTCATGAGAGATATGGGGGATATTAACTTTTTTCTGCTTATTTTTATCCCTCTTTCCATTTTGTTTTTCTTTCTCCTTACCAAGCCTTATGCCACTTATTTTCAAGAGATTTCAAATGGAATTCATCATCTCGCCAATGGAGAGTTTACAAGGAAGGTTCATATTTCAGCCAATGATGAGTTTGGAGATATTGCAAAAGATATTAAACTGGCAAGCGAGAAATTACAAAAAGCTGTAGAAAGAGGAGATTTTGCAGAAAGTAGTAAGGATCAGTTAGTTTTGAATTTAGCTCATGATTTACGTACTCCGCTAACTTCTGTTTTAGGTTATTTAGATTTCATTCTTCAGGACGATCAATTGACTTCAGAACAGGTCAGACATTTTACGACCATTGCTTTTACCAAGTCTCAGCGTTTAGAAAAGCTGATTGATGAATTATTCGAAATAACTAGAATGAACTACGGAATGCTTACAATTGAAAAAAAACCAATCGATCTAAGTGAACTGCTCATACAATTAACAGAAGAGCTATACCCTGCTTTTGAGAAAAATCAACTGACAGCTAGATTGAATGTAACTCCGCATCTGAATATTTTGGGGGACGGAGAACTGCTGGCGCGAGTGTTTGAAAATCTTTTGACCAATGCAATTCGTTATGGAAGTGATGGTCAGTTTGTAGATATTACCTGTTATCTGGATGTAGAAGATGTGGTAGTGGAGGTTGTCAATTATGGAGATTGTATTCCTTTAGAAGAGCTGCCACATATATTTGAAATGTTTTATACAGGTGACCAAGCACGAACCCATCAGGGAGGAAGTACAGGTCTGGGATTATTCATTGCGAAAAATATTGTGGAGCAGCATAATGGAACGATTTCAGTTCAAAGTAATTTGATTCATACACGTTTTGAAGTGCGTTTACCACAGAAGTCTGACCATAAGAACAATATAGAAAGTCCAAGTCAATAA